The nucleotide window tgaccaaaatcgtGATTTTTCATGAACTTGTTCAGGGAAATTTACGATTTTCGACGATTTTAGGATATTTTTTACTGACCCATGGATTCGATCCTAAATTTCACGAGGATCAATAATAtgtgattattttttcttacagACCAATAGATAAGAAGCTATACGGTATTTAAGAACCGGAAGTAACACCGGAAATAAGAGTTCcggaaatataaaaaaatgaactatGTTCTGCTCAACGTGTTTGAGAAGATTTGCATAGTTGGAAATGTAAACATTGTAAATAACCGTTACCTGGCTTCTAAACGATTCTGAAAGTAACGTGTTATTTACCACACGCTATGACACTTGCACTTGCACTCCATTTAAGGCAAACACCACCGATCTCAACACGTTGATTGATCTGATCAAAATTTCTCATGctttaaatgatttaaatttACTTTGTATTAAATGCAAAATGCAGCCAAAATGTGACACtacttttcaatttcaaaacaaTGGGTTTTACTGGCATCTAGCGGAGCGCTGTGGGACTGCGCAAGTGTTGCCAAATAGTTAGTAGTAATCTATCTTCTATTGAATTGGTAGGTGTGTCAGTGTGTGTGCCTTGTGcgtgaattaaaaaatttcagaaaaagaTAAGTTTTACAAGCTTTATTAGCAAATAGAcaagaaattcaataaaattaaaaggaagcactgttgaaaaaaaaaaaaatgcagaacGTCTTCATTTAATCAGATTATTCAAACGTTTTATTGTTGGATTGATTAATAATGCGATAAGCCAAAACCACTAATCTCTTACTCCCGCTCATTTGAGTTTTCATTATGGCTAAGGAGGCAACAGCAATACAATACAGCAACACAATTACATCGCTTTTACCCTCATTTGCTTAGATTCAAAGCTGTTCTTTCTTCAGTCCTGATTTTCTtaaaggaaaacgaaaacattgtctatttttaaaaaaggaaaggaaaattTTAGTcatgaaataaattttgattGGACATGACCTCACTCCTAATATAAGCAGCAGCAGTAGTGGGACAGACagttgcaaatcgggtttatGCAGAGTGGCGCCTCCCCACAGCGGGCCCAGGATCAATCCAGAGAACGTTGCAAGCCGACGGAATCCTTGGGCAATGccttaaaaatattaaatttttatagtGTAAAGTCGGGTTAAAAACTTAAACAAAGAAACCTTGGACGCGAAGAGACACGCATTTGGATAATAAGGATGTAGTACCAACGGCAGCAACAGGAAATCCAACATACAAAAACATAATTCCAATCAGCAGGAGAGGCATCTTGTCCGTATCCCCTGCAAGACGTCAAGTAAAGGACAATTTGGCTTGATTATGGATAAAACGCACCGAGACAATATACCTGGCTGAATGCGCGGGAGCCAAATGAGACACCAGGTGAAGCCGAGTATGTGCATTAACCAGCCAAATAGCACGAGATATGTATCGGTGGTCCATTTTGTCGTTACAGACACTAATAAATAGATTGCGATGGAAAAACCTCCCCCAacctatagaaaaaaaaatcaagaaggTGATTTTTTCAAGATAGCTACTAACCAATTACCATATAAACTAAGCTGGTTTCGAAGCTGGTGTAGTCGAAAAGCCTTGAAAACAGGGGAGGAATTACAGTCTGCCCAAACCAAAAGAACTCATTAAGCATCCTGCAGCTGTTAAacggaaagagagagaaaaaaaaaaccaacaatttACCTCTATAGAAACTTGACCAAAGAACAATATTGCTGTCATACCGAATAGCACGACGGTATCGTCATGGAGAAACtctgaaataaataaataaataatattaaCTGAATAtctttttgaataaaaaggtTTTACCATCTATATAGGTTGAATATGTGGCAGGATGAGGGGTGGTCACTCTATTGAAATTTTCTTCAATGAAATACCACCTACGGGCTGCAATGCTTGGCTGGTCATCCACTGGGGCCAGAATCGTTTCGCGGCTAGTACTCAGTTCTATCGAATGCCCATCCATAGATCCCCTTACATCCAAACCATTGTGCTCTTTCCTCAGCATTTCGTAATTGTACTCGACATCAAGGTTCTGATACAATGCAAGAACAAACATGAGGAAGCAAATCCACAGAACGGCCATAAAGAGTCCGGGTGCGTTAAATGGCCGCACCACAAGTGCACCACCGAACAAGGTGAAGTTAAAATACTCAAGAATGATTTGAAAACCTGGACCTATGAAActcaaataaacaaatgaaatcgGCTGTAACTCAAATCTGAAAATCACTAGTGTACCAATGAGGAGTCCAACTTGTCTGAGGCCGCTGCAAACAGATAAAACTGATGTCCTCTCCCTAGAAGAAGTTGTCCGACACACCTCTGCTAATAATGCTGCTCCTGCTCCACTCCCCAATCCTAGAAAATAGAACTTACAGTCTAGACGCTTGTACTTAAATAGATGTCTTGTTTTACCGCAAAGGACGCGTCCCATGATTACATAAACCACCGATCCACCAATAAGATACATTGTGTTTCCAAGAATCATTGCTAAGACGGCAGTGACAACgatattctttgttttcgaCGGAAACGAGTCTGCAAGTCGTCCTCCAATCAATCCGGCAATGGCAGCAGAAGCACTGAAACCTTTAAAATACCATCAAATATCTGAACAAAATATAAATGTGCAAATAGCGATGCGAATTTCAACCTGACCTGAAACGGTGACACCCAGCAAATACTCTTGATTGGCTCCTAAAAATATCAAGTACCGCCAGGCTGTTGGTAAAATTATGGCtacaaaagaaaacactttGTTAAGATAACTCACACAATTACAGTACAATGAATAATACCATTTTCTAATCCAGTCAAAAACAAGTAACTTGCCACGGTAGCAAAAGTTAGCACACGCTTTGTCCGAAATTGCattgtttttatctttttaagaACTTGACCTATGAATTGGAAAAACTGCACCTGGATTTTAGATGGCCGATTGCCCCTGTCTGAGCTGTGACTGGGAAAattgtgctttttttttctcctactGCTCTGCTTCTAGGCAAAAAACTCTCTCCAGAGAAAACCCCATTTCACTTGAGGGGGTTAGATCTGATAAGATCTAACCCTCAAATGACCTTGTGTTTTTCAGCACCCATATTGCTTTGCAATTATC belongs to Daphnia magna isolate NIES linkage group LG1, ASM2063170v1.1, whole genome shotgun sequence and includes:
- the LOC116935683 gene encoding uncharacterized protein LOC116935683 isoform X3; amino-acid sequence: MILGNTMYLIGGSVVYVIMGRVLCGLGSGAGAALLAEVCRTTSSRERTSVLSVCSGLRQVGLLIGPGFQIILEYFNFTLFGGALVVRPFNAPGLFMAVLWICFLMFVLALYQNLDVEYNYEMLRKEHNGLDVRGSMDGHSIELSTSRETILAPVDDQPSIAARRWYFIEENFNRVTTPHPATYSTYIDEFLHDDTVVLFGMTAILFFGQVSIETVIPPLFSRLFDYTSFETSLVYMVGGGFSIAIYLLVSVTTKWTTDTYLVLFGWLMHILGFTWCLIWLPRIQPGDTDKMPLLLIGIMFLYVGFPVAAVGTTSLLSKCVSLRVQGIAQGFRRLATFSGLILGPLWGGATLHKPDLQLSVPLLLLLILGVRSCPIKIYFMTKIFLSFFKNRQCFRFPLRKSGLKKEQL
- the LOC116935683 gene encoding uncharacterized protein LOC116935683 isoform X2; this encodes MQFRTKRVLTFATVASYLFLTGLENAIILPTAWRYLIFLGANQEYLLGVTVSGFSASAAIAGLIGGRLADSFPSKTKNIVVTAVLAMILGNTMYLIGGSVVYVIMGRVLCGLGSGAGAALLAEVCRTTSSRERTSVLSVCSGLRQVGLLIGPGFQIILEYFNFTLFGGALVVRPFNAPGLFMAVLWICFLMFVLALYQNLDVEYNYEMLRKEHNGLDVRGSMDGHSIELSTSRETILAPVDDQPSIAARRWYFIEENFNRVTTPHPATYSTYIDEFLHDDTVVLFGMTAILFFGQVSIETVIPPLFSRLFDYTSFETSLVYMVGGGFSIAIYLLVSVTTKWTTDTYLVLFGWLMHILGFTWCLIWLPRIQPGDTDKMPLLLIGIMFLYVGFPVAAVGTTSLLSKCVSLRVQGIAQGFRRLATFSGLILGPLWGGATLHKPDLQLSVPLLLLLILGTMFSFSFKKIRTEERTALNLSK
- the LOC116935683 gene encoding uncharacterized protein LOC116935683 isoform X1, which encodes MQFRTKRVLTFATVASYLFLTGLENAIILPTAWRYLIFLGANQEYLLGVTVSGFSASAAIAGLIGGRLADSFPSKTKNIVVTAVLAMILGNTMYLIGGSVVYVIMGRVLCGLGSGAGAALLAEVCRTTSSRERTSVLSVCSGLRQVGLLIGPGFQIILEYFNFTLFGGALVVRPFNAPGLFMAVLWICFLMFVLALYQNLDVEYNYEMLRKEHNGLDVRGSMDGHSIELSTSRETILAPVDDQPSIAARRWYFIEENFNRVTTPHPATYSTYIDEFLHDDTVVLFGMTAILFFGQVSIETVIPPLFSRLFDYTSFETSLVYMVGGGFSIAIYLLVSVTTKWTTDTYLVLFGWLMHILGFTWCLIWLPRIQPGDTDKMPLLLIGIMFLYVGFPVAAVGTTSLLSKCVSLRVQGIAQGFRRLATFSGLILGPLWGGATLHKPDLQLSVPLLLLLILGVRSCPIKIYFMTKIFLSFFKNRQCFRFPLRKSGLKKEQL